The Humulus lupulus chromosome 4, drHumLupu1.1, whole genome shotgun sequence genome has a window encoding:
- the LOC133830756 gene encoding uncharacterized protein LOC133830756 yields MEEEEYRQNEVTDGCSQADPNDDEGAYVSEEDLQSLSSSDEDGNARRRKRSNNQFNHATNMDNFRFKLGMLFATVDQFRTALNERFIKINREYVWLANDQRRVREKCKSAGCNWVIYARVQLLDKRLFRVNTLVDRHTCGLVFNNKHATSNWLAKHYLEQFRINPNLTYTGFMQLTTRTQFSRTTRSTFYRAKNCAKVMLEGTIREQYAILEDYCKQLLETNPGSTSILKTRMQDGKRLFEMVYICLKACKDGFLNGCRPLICLDGCFLKGYCKGMLLAAIGIDAANSMFPVAYVVVEKEHTSSWTWFLNLLKEDLKIDEPKRITMISDRQKGLEKTLSTVFQGSEVRFYVRHMHANFKKQFPGLLLKQIMWAAARATTKVEWKNRMNEIKQENFKVYEWLMKKNTEEWTKSHFREHVKCDILINNLCESFNNAILDARDKSIITLLENIRHWMMSLFCNRRMSVSKWVHPVSKRIMDIIEKSKNVAKHCFPMLPARQKKRGRPPSQNPTTETIKRKERAKRQKQRNGGSTSQTN; encoded by the exons ATGGAGGAGGAAGAGTACAGGCAGAATGAGG TTACAGACGGTTGTAGCCAAGCTGATCCAAATGATGATGAAGGTGCTTATGTTAGTGAGGAAGACCTACAAAGTTTGTCTAGTTCAGATGAGGATGGTAATGCCAGGAGGAGAAAAAGATCCAACAACCAATTCAATCATGCAACAAACATGGATAACTTCAGATTTAAATTAGGCATGCTTTTTGCTACCGTGGACCAATTTAGGACTGCATTGAATGAGCGTTTTATTAAGATTAACAGGGAGTATGTTTGGTTGGCCAATGACCAAAGGAGGGTAAGGGAAAAATGCAAGAGTGCAGGCTGCAATTGGGTCATTTATGCAAGAGTCCAACTGTTAGACAAGCGCTTATTCAGGGTAAATACATTGGTGGATAGGCACACATGTGGATTGGTTTTCAACAACAAACATGCAACCTCCAATTGGCTTGCAAAGCATTATCTTGAACAGTTCAGAATAAACCCAAACTTAACTTACACAGGTTTCATGCAGCTAACAACACGTACCCAGTTTTCAAGAACAACAAGGTCAACTTTCTACAGAGCAAAGAATTGTGCAAAAGTGATGTTAGAAGGGACTATAAGGGAACAATATGCCATACTGGAAGATTATTGCAAGCAACTATTAGAGACAAATCCTGGGAGCACATCAATATTGAAAACCAGAATGCAGGATGGAAAGAGGTTATTTGAAATGGTGTATATATGTCTTAAAGCTTGTAAAGATGGATTCCTCAATGGTTGTAGGCCCCTTATCTGCTTGGATGGTTGTTTTTTAAAAGGATATTGCAAAGGAATGTTATTAGCTGCAATTGGCATTGATGCAGCAAATTCCATGTTTCCAGTGGCTTATGTTGTAGTGGAGAAGGAGCACACAAGCAGCTGGACATGGTTTTTAAATTTATTGAAGGAGGATTTGAAGATTGATGAACCAAAGAGAATAACAATGATTTCAGATAGGCAAAAGGGCTTAGAAAAGACATTAAGTACTGTATTTCAAGGTTCGGAAGTGAGATTCTATGTGAGACATATGCATGCcaatttcaagaagcaattccctGGACTCTTACTTAAGCAAATAATGTGGGCCGCTGCAAGGGCAACAACTAAAGTGGAATGGAAAAATAGGATGAATGAAATTAAGCAAGAGAATTTCAAGGTATATGAATGGCTGATGAAAAAAAACACAGAAGAATGGACCAAGTCTCATTTCAGGGAGCATGTGAAATGTGACATTCTTATTAATAACCTCTGTGAAAGTTTCAACAATGCCATTCTTGATGCCAGAGATAAATCTATTATCACTCTGCTAGAAAATATTAGGCATTGGATGATGAGTTTGTTCTGCAATAGAAGAATGAGTGTCTCTAAGTGGGTGCATCCTGTTTCCAAAAGAATTATGGACATCATTGAGAAAAGCAAGAATGTTGCTAAGCATTGTTTCCCTATGCTT CCTGCAAGGCAAAAAAAGAGAGGAAGACCACCATCTCAGAATCCTACTACTGAAACTATTAAAAGGAAGGAGCGAGCTAAGAGACAGAAGCAAAGGAATGGTGGTTCCACATCTCAAACCAACTAA